In Gemmata obscuriglobus, a single genomic region encodes these proteins:
- a CDS encoding DUF4340 domain-containing protein, with amino-acid sequence MNFRLTAILFGIVFVIGVVLLILSFDAPDTSPTGVLVAELDTAGKKSDDVDEIEFERPGAEPLLIKRTDKDRNTWQIQKPIVAPADASRVQPVIVALLKAKPTTYAGNTGNPAAHGLEPVGLKVTLRAGDKSSTVNLGDVTLGDKGVVFVTTSAQPKRSMAVRRDDLMALFREPKDGSAAALAKWTADYRATAVFPGSTEDVASVRLELPNKKQALALTHTPSGTWTFDAPANWGDADVEGDAVPLPGTFTGVRRLLGALTSLNAATTADFIDQPKDLKEYGLNADNPDLVKVELKTRDGQSATVFLGKRETAPAAPAVPGAAPQPSSKVYARVEGVSGVIRATAGDLTGLTGVIADPAPLRDRTLVNVDRNKVDGIDIALPGQPVTKLRRSGGPVWRLYGSPNDPQPAFGATVDKFLDVVLARRTVKDFPAAATFPVAATVSVWADGFIPTADPKAEPTKKGEPIKLEFGPREGDSVRVRRSVPGQPPVEFILPAQVRVGAGLDAADVEAAVKKTRLDLLDPSLPTFGSDAVTTLTVSGANGFTVTKDEKPDPATKEVLWRYTAPEAKKGQVADAKTLDGLLQLLSTTQSVTRFVDESLDAAKPDEAKKLEEYGFLPGPRLKVVVGLSPSSPDKERVYEFGKDAADPNFVYARVGGRGAVFTLPRLVFDRFMTPDLRDRLVLRAVPAAAVNKVELRGWGDAGFVTELTFEKSKEGGWVATKAPPGYAADPAKVSAFVDILTRERAKTFEKGVPEGKHGFGDPKASLQVILHWPAGVVSLNLGASPDNGASYYVWSGWLPKSDPVFTVDAALLKPFKEKPGGFAK; translated from the coding sequence ATGAACTTCCGCCTGACCGCCATCCTGTTCGGGATCGTTTTTGTAATCGGGGTGGTCCTGCTCATCCTGTCGTTCGACGCCCCCGACACCTCACCCACCGGGGTGCTGGTGGCGGAGCTGGACACGGCCGGCAAAAAGTCCGACGACGTGGACGAGATCGAGTTCGAGCGCCCGGGCGCCGAGCCGCTGCTCATCAAGCGCACCGACAAGGACCGCAACACCTGGCAGATCCAGAAGCCGATCGTCGCGCCGGCGGACGCGTCCCGCGTGCAGCCGGTGATCGTCGCGCTGCTGAAGGCCAAGCCCACCACCTACGCGGGCAACACCGGCAACCCGGCCGCCCACGGGCTCGAGCCCGTGGGCCTGAAGGTGACCCTACGGGCCGGCGACAAGTCCTCGACCGTCAACCTCGGTGACGTCACTCTGGGCGACAAAGGCGTGGTGTTCGTCACCACGTCCGCGCAGCCGAAGCGGTCGATGGCGGTGCGCCGGGACGACCTGATGGCGCTGTTCCGCGAGCCGAAGGACGGGTCGGCTGCGGCGCTCGCGAAGTGGACCGCCGACTACCGCGCCACGGCCGTGTTCCCGGGTAGCACGGAGGACGTGGCGAGCGTGCGGCTCGAACTGCCGAACAAGAAGCAGGCGCTGGCGCTGACCCACACGCCGAGCGGGACGTGGACGTTCGACGCCCCGGCCAACTGGGGCGACGCCGATGTCGAGGGCGATGCGGTCCCGCTGCCGGGCACGTTCACCGGCGTGCGGCGGCTGCTGGGCGCGCTCACCAGCCTCAACGCGGCGACCACGGCCGACTTCATCGACCAGCCCAAGGACCTGAAGGAGTACGGGCTCAACGCCGACAACCCGGACCTCGTGAAGGTGGAACTGAAGACGCGAGACGGGCAGTCGGCGACGGTGTTCCTGGGCAAGCGTGAAACGGCCCCCGCGGCCCCCGCGGTGCCGGGCGCCGCGCCGCAACCCAGCTCGAAGGTCTACGCGCGCGTCGAAGGGGTGTCGGGCGTGATCCGGGCCACCGCGGGCGACCTGACCGGGCTGACCGGGGTGATCGCCGACCCGGCGCCGCTCCGCGACCGCACCCTGGTGAACGTGGACCGGAACAAGGTGGACGGTATCGACATCGCGCTGCCGGGTCAGCCGGTCACGAAGCTGCGCCGGTCCGGCGGGCCGGTGTGGCGGCTGTACGGCTCCCCGAACGACCCGCAGCCGGCGTTCGGCGCGACGGTGGACAAGTTCCTCGACGTGGTGCTCGCCCGGCGCACGGTCAAGGACTTCCCGGCCGCGGCGACTTTCCCGGTCGCGGCGACGGTGTCGGTGTGGGCCGACGGGTTCATCCCGACCGCGGACCCGAAGGCCGAGCCGACCAAGAAGGGCGAGCCGATCAAGCTGGAGTTCGGCCCGCGGGAGGGCGATTCGGTGCGCGTCCGCCGTTCGGTTCCGGGCCAGCCGCCGGTGGAGTTCATCCTGCCGGCCCAGGTGCGGGTCGGGGCCGGGCTGGACGCCGCGGACGTCGAAGCGGCGGTGAAGAAGACGCGGCTGGATCTGCTGGACCCGTCGCTGCCCACCTTCGGCTCGGACGCGGTCACGACGCTGACCGTGAGCGGCGCGAACGGGTTCACCGTAACGAAGGACGAGAAGCCGGACCCGGCCACGAAGGAGGTGCTGTGGCGGTACACGGCCCCGGAGGCGAAGAAGGGGCAGGTGGCCGACGCCAAAACGCTTGACGGGCTGCTGCAACTGCTGAGCACGACGCAGTCGGTCACGCGGTTCGTGGACGAGTCGCTCGACGCCGCCAAGCCGGACGAGGCCAAGAAGCTCGAGGAGTACGGGTTCCTGCCCGGCCCGCGGCTGAAGGTGGTGGTGGGCCTGAGCCCGTCGTCGCCGGACAAGGAGCGGGTGTACGAGTTCGGAAAGGACGCCGCGGACCCGAACTTCGTGTACGCGCGGGTGGGGGGCCGGGGTGCCGTGTTCACGCTCCCGCGGCTGGTGTTCGATCGGTTCATGACCCCGGACCTGCGGGACCGGTTGGTGCTGCGGGCGGTGCCGGCGGCGGCAGTGAACAAGGTGGAGCTGCGGGGCTGGGGCGACGCCGGGTTCGTGACCGAGCTGACCTTCGAGAAGAGCAAGGAGGGCGGCTGGGTCGCGACGAAGGCGCCGCCCGGGTACGCGGCGGACCCGGCCAAGGTGAGCGCGTTCGTGGACATCCTGACCCGCGAGCGGGCGAAGACGTTTGAGAAGGGCGTCCCGGAGGGCAAGCACGGGTTCGGCGACCCGAAGGCGTCGCTGCAGGTGATCCTGCACTGGCCGGCCGGCGTGGTGTCGCTGAACCTGGGCGCGTCGCCGGACAACGGCGCGTCGTATTATGTGTGGTCGGGCTGGCTGCCGAAGAGCGACCCGGTGTTCACGGTCGACGCCGCCCTGCTCAAGCCGTTCAAGGAGAAGCCGGGCGGGTTCGCGAAGTGA
- the surE gene encoding 5'/3'-nucleotidase SurE — protein sequence MKLLLTNDDGIEAAGLHALLTAARGLGEPVVVAPAGPQSGVSHAVTTEGPVRVDARDNRFAVHGTPADCARVGLHRLCPDAGLVLSGINHGGNLGADVYYSGTVAAVREAVLHGWTGVALSHYRKRGMEFDWPRAARWAARCLTDLLARPRVPGAFYNVNLPHLRPDEPDPEMVFCPLDPHPLPLSYRHEGDGGMRYDGDYHTRQRTAGADVDVCFGGRIAVTVIKLL from the coding sequence ATGAAATTGCTACTGACCAACGACGACGGCATCGAGGCCGCCGGGCTGCACGCCCTCTTGACCGCGGCGCGCGGGCTGGGCGAGCCGGTGGTGGTCGCCCCGGCCGGACCGCAATCGGGCGTCAGCCACGCCGTCACCACCGAGGGGCCGGTCCGCGTCGACGCGCGCGACAACCGGTTTGCGGTTCACGGCACCCCGGCCGACTGCGCCCGGGTCGGGTTGCACCGGCTGTGCCCCGACGCCGGGTTGGTGCTGTCCGGCATCAACCACGGCGGCAACCTGGGGGCGGACGTGTACTACTCCGGCACCGTGGCGGCGGTCCGCGAGGCCGTTCTTCACGGGTGGACCGGCGTCGCACTGTCGCACTACCGCAAGCGGGGAATGGAGTTCGACTGGCCGCGGGCGGCGCGCTGGGCGGCCCGCTGTTTGACCGACTTGCTCGCCCGGCCGCGGGTGCCGGGAGCGTTCTACAACGTCAACCTGCCGCACCTGCGGCCGGACGAACCCGACCCGGAAATGGTGTTCTGCCCCCTCGACCCGCACCCCCTGCCGCTCAGCTACCGACACGAGGGCGACGGCGGGATGCGCTACGACGGCGACTACCACACCCGCCAACGAACGGCCGGGGCCGATGTCGATGTGTGCTTCGGCGGGCGAATCGCCGTCACGGTTATCAAGCTGCTTTGA
- a CDS encoding hybrid sensor histidine kinase/response regulator, whose translation MSTTAILVVEDERIISRVIEKRLRGLGYAVAGVAATGEEGVRRAGELRPDLVLMDITLGAGIDGVEAADRIRREVDVPVVFLTAHSDDATLQRAKLTEPHGYVLKPFEDSDLKTAIEIGLYRHRSDRRVRENAQWLAATLGSIGDGVIATDEAGRVRFMNALAERLTGWPQADAAGRHVTEVFHIVGEKTREPVPNPALAALARGEPVALAPDTVLVARDGTERPVDDSAAPIRGAGGLVAGAVLVFRDTSERRRLEEHLRQAQKMEAIGRLAGGIAHDFNNIMTIITGFSQLLLLDGQPPAERAEAAQNIYDAGKRAAALTQQIMAFSRKQMLVPAVLNLNTVVRDMGAMVRRVLGDRIELVTEPAAGLWDVKADPTQLGQVILNLAANARDAMPRGGRLTVRTANAELGDDTTREHPDVKPGRYAVLAVSDTGTGMPPEVLARVFEPFFTTKGLGNATGLGLSTVYGVVKQSRGHIEVSSAVGAGTTFRVFLPQYTEPPSSRELRLAARGHETVLLVEDEEMVRRMTRLVLERSGYTVLEAGDGAAGVAAAERHAGPIHLLITGLVMPHLSGRQVAERVARLKKGVRVLFTSGYTEDTPTHPSVGPAACDFLHKPFSLDALKDKVREVLDRP comes from the coding sequence ATGAGCACCACCGCCATCCTCGTCGTCGAGGACGAACGGATCATCTCCCGGGTCATCGAGAAGCGGCTCCGGGGCCTCGGGTACGCCGTGGCCGGTGTGGCCGCCACCGGCGAGGAGGGCGTCCGGCGGGCGGGCGAGCTGCGGCCCGACCTGGTGCTGATGGACATCACCCTCGGGGCCGGGATCGACGGGGTGGAAGCGGCGGACCGCATCCGCCGCGAAGTGGACGTGCCGGTAGTGTTCCTGACCGCCCACTCGGACGACGCCACCCTCCAGCGGGCGAAGCTCACCGAGCCGCACGGGTACGTGCTCAAGCCGTTCGAGGACTCGGACCTGAAGACGGCCATCGAGATCGGGCTGTACCGGCACCGGAGCGACCGGCGGGTGCGGGAGAACGCGCAGTGGCTGGCGGCCACCCTGGGGAGCATCGGGGACGGGGTGATCGCGACCGACGAGGCGGGCCGGGTGCGGTTCATGAACGCGCTCGCCGAGCGGCTCACCGGCTGGCCCCAGGCCGACGCCGCCGGCCGGCACGTGACCGAGGTGTTCCACATCGTGGGGGAGAAGACGCGGGAGCCGGTTCCGAACCCGGCGCTCGCGGCCCTGGCGCGGGGGGAACCGGTCGCCCTGGCCCCGGACACGGTCCTGGTCGCCCGCGACGGCACCGAGCGGCCCGTCGACGACAGCGCCGCCCCGATCCGCGGGGCGGGCGGTCTGGTGGCCGGCGCGGTGCTGGTGTTCCGCGACACCTCCGAGCGCCGCCGGCTCGAGGAGCACCTCCGGCAGGCCCAGAAGATGGAGGCCATCGGGCGGCTGGCCGGCGGGATCGCCCACGACTTTAATAACATTATGACGATAATAACCGGTTTCAGCCAGCTGCTGCTGCTGGACGGTCAGCCGCCCGCGGAGCGGGCGGAGGCGGCGCAGAACATCTACGACGCCGGGAAGCGGGCGGCCGCCCTGACCCAGCAGATCATGGCGTTCAGCCGCAAGCAGATGCTGGTGCCGGCGGTGCTGAACCTGAACACCGTCGTGCGGGACATGGGGGCGATGGTCCGGCGGGTGCTCGGGGACCGCATCGAACTGGTGACGGAGCCGGCCGCGGGCCTGTGGGACGTGAAGGCCGACCCGACCCAGCTCGGGCAGGTCATTTTGAACCTGGCGGCGAACGCGCGCGATGCCATGCCGCGGGGCGGGCGGCTGACGGTCCGCACCGCGAACGCCGAGCTGGGGGACGACACGACGCGGGAGCACCCGGACGTGAAGCCCGGCCGGTACGCCGTGCTGGCGGTGTCCGACACCGGAACCGGGATGCCCCCGGAGGTGCTGGCCCGCGTGTTCGAGCCGTTCTTCACCACCAAGGGGCTGGGCAACGCCACCGGCCTGGGGCTGTCGACGGTGTACGGGGTGGTCAAGCAGAGCCGGGGGCACATTGAGGTTTCGAGCGCGGTCGGGGCGGGTACGACGTTCCGCGTGTTCCTCCCGCAGTACACCGAGCCGCCGTCGAGCCGGGAACTCCGGCTGGCCGCCCGGGGGCACGAGACCGTCCTGCTCGTGGAGGACGAAGAGATGGTGCGGCGCATGACCCGGTTGGTGCTGGAGCGGAGCGGGTACACCGTCCTGGAGGCGGGCGACGGGGCCGCGGGCGTGGCGGCGGCGGAGCGGCACGCGGGGCCGATTCACCTGCTCATTACCGGCCTCGTGATGCCGCACTTGTCCGGGCGCCAGGTGGCCGAGCGGGTCGCCCGGCTCAAGAAGGGGGTGCGGGTGCTGTTCACGTCCGGGTACACGGAAGACACGCCGACCCACCCGAGCGTCGGGCCGGCCGCGTGCGACTTTCTGCACAAGCCGTTTTCGCTCGACGCGCTCAAGGACAAGGTTCGCGAGGTGCTGGACCGGCCCTGA
- a CDS encoding sensor histidine kinase has translation MNPRPLFSLRPVGYVVAACATAAAAAACRALDPALGPSLFLMPFVVPVLLAAWCGGGGAGACATALGAAAVAALFNDPVYRGGAADPARVGLLVGVGALVSLACESAHRRRRRAEAALGACHALLRLATDHAPVLLLHCDRERRHRFVNRAYAERFGLDPQEVLGKTVPEVLGPAGYDRIRERLDAALAGRAVEFETDMAGPGGGPRRVRCTCRPVVGAGGLVDGLVAAITDVTDRTRAEVALRDSEERFRAAMEASLDAVYFLSAERGPGGAITDFRFAELNRRGAELVRRPREQVLGRRLCELLPVSRTGGLFDRYARVAETGEPLAEDLTLGPDDGGAARWLRHQVVRLGDGVAVTTQDVTARKRSEELVLASLREKEVLLKEIHHRVKNNLQIVSALLDLQSEHTADPHALALFQESRGRVKSMALIHERLYRSADLARVDFSEYARQLADDLYRTYKVSGDDVRLELAVTVPPLPIDIAIPCGLLLNELMSNCFKHAFRDGAAGRIRVSLHRDGGANVLTVADDGTGFPAGTDFRNTASFGLQLVGTLVDQLGGAAALSAARGTTFTIRFPAQK, from the coding sequence GTGAACCCTCGCCCCTTGTTCTCTCTGCGGCCGGTCGGGTACGTCGTCGCGGCCTGCGCCACGGCGGCGGCGGCGGCGGCGTGCCGCGCGCTCGACCCGGCGCTCGGCCCCTCCCTTTTCCTGATGCCGTTCGTCGTCCCCGTCCTCCTCGCCGCCTGGTGCGGCGGGGGCGGGGCCGGGGCCTGTGCGACGGCGCTGGGCGCGGCGGCCGTCGCCGCGCTGTTCAACGACCCGGTGTACCGCGGCGGCGCCGCCGATCCGGCCCGGGTCGGTCTGCTCGTCGGGGTCGGGGCGCTCGTGTCGCTCGCGTGCGAGAGCGCCCACCGGCGGCGGCGCCGGGCCGAGGCGGCGCTCGGCGCCTGCCACGCGCTCCTCCGGCTCGCTACCGACCACGCGCCGGTGCTCCTCCTCCACTGCGACCGCGAGCGGCGGCACCGGTTCGTCAACCGGGCGTACGCCGAGCGCTTCGGGCTGGACCCGCAAGAGGTGCTGGGGAAGACCGTCCCGGAGGTGCTCGGGCCGGCCGGGTACGACCGCATCCGGGAGCGCCTGGACGCCGCACTCGCCGGGCGGGCGGTGGAGTTCGAGACGGACATGGCCGGCCCGGGCGGCGGGCCGCGGCGGGTGCGCTGCACCTGCCGCCCGGTGGTCGGCGCGGGCGGGCTCGTGGACGGGCTCGTGGCCGCGATCACGGACGTCACCGACCGGACCCGGGCGGAGGTCGCGCTGCGGGACAGCGAGGAGCGGTTCCGGGCCGCCATGGAGGCGAGCCTCGACGCCGTGTACTTCCTGTCCGCCGAGCGCGGGCCGGGCGGGGCGATCACCGATTTCCGGTTCGCCGAGCTGAACCGGCGGGGCGCCGAACTGGTGCGCCGGCCCCGCGAACAGGTCCTCGGCCGGCGGCTGTGCGAGCTGCTCCCCGTGAGCCGCACCGGCGGGCTCTTCGACCGGTACGCGCGGGTGGCCGAGACGGGCGAGCCGCTGGCGGAGGACCTCACCCTCGGGCCGGACGACGGGGGGGCGGCGCGGTGGCTCCGGCACCAGGTGGTGCGCCTGGGCGACGGGGTGGCGGTCACCACCCAGGACGTCACCGCCCGGAAGCGGTCGGAGGAGCTGGTGCTGGCGTCGCTGCGGGAGAAGGAGGTGCTGCTCAAGGAGATCCACCACCGGGTCAAGAACAACCTCCAGATCGTGTCCGCCCTGCTGGACCTCCAGTCGGAGCACACCGCCGACCCCCACGCGCTCGCCCTGTTCCAGGAGAGCCGCGGGCGGGTGAAGTCGATGGCCCTGATCCACGAGCGGTTGTATCGGTCCGCCGATCTGGCCCGGGTGGACTTCTCCGAGTACGCGCGGCAACTGGCCGACGACCTGTACCGCACTTACAAGGTGTCCGGCGACGACGTCCGGCTGGAACTGGCCGTGACCGTCCCGCCGCTGCCCATCGACATCGCCATCCCGTGCGGGCTGCTGCTGAACGAGCTGATGTCGAACTGCTTCAAGCACGCCTTCCGGGACGGCGCCGCGGGGCGCATCCGGGTGTCCCTGCACCGGGACGGCGGCGCCAACGTTCTCACCGTGGCCGACGACGGGACCGGGTTCCCCGCCGGCACCGACTTCCGCAACACCGCGTCGTTCGGGCTCCAGTTGGTCGGCACCCTGGTGGACCAGTTGGGCGGCGCGGCGGCGCTGTCCGCCGCCCGCGGGACGACGTTCACCATCCGGTTCCCCGCCCAGAAGTAG
- a CDS encoding response regulator, with protein MGTDEVTVLVVDDSAVDRLLARRLLEAGGGWRVVQAADGVEAMAALNHFTPAAVLTDMQMPRMDGLALVGHIRREHPRVPVVLMTGSGSEELALAALQLGAASYVPKRNIPLDLVTVIGQVLTASKLDDGRVGALRALRERVSRYVLDNDPALIPPLVQLLREELVAFGLCDATGATRVGTALKEALLNAVYHGNLEVGSASAAPGDGSFARLVAARRDQSPYRNRQVALTATLNPASASYVIADQGPGFDVSSLPEPTDASYLGRATGRGLLFMRTFADEVMFNSAGNQVMLVKRREEPGAGA; from the coding sequence ATGGGAACAGACGAGGTGACGGTGCTGGTGGTCGACGACTCGGCGGTGGACCGGCTCCTCGCCCGGCGCCTGCTCGAGGCCGGGGGCGGGTGGCGCGTGGTCCAGGCCGCGGACGGGGTCGAGGCGATGGCGGCGCTCAACCACTTCACCCCGGCCGCCGTGCTCACCGACATGCAGATGCCCCGGATGGACGGGCTGGCGCTGGTGGGGCACATCCGCCGGGAGCACCCCCGCGTTCCGGTGGTGCTGATGACCGGCAGCGGGAGCGAGGAACTCGCCCTGGCGGCCCTTCAGCTCGGGGCGGCCAGTTACGTGCCCAAGCGGAACATTCCGCTCGACCTGGTGACCGTGATCGGGCAGGTGCTGACCGCGTCCAAGCTGGACGACGGGCGCGTCGGCGCGCTCCGCGCGCTCCGCGAGCGGGTGTCCCGGTACGTGCTGGACAACGACCCCGCGCTGATCCCGCCGCTGGTCCAGTTGCTGCGCGAGGAGCTGGTGGCGTTCGGGCTGTGCGACGCGACCGGCGCCACCCGGGTCGGGACGGCCCTGAAGGAGGCCCTGCTGAACGCCGTGTACCACGGCAACCTGGAGGTGGGTTCGGCGTCGGCGGCGCCCGGCGACGGATCGTTCGCGCGGCTCGTGGCCGCGCGCCGGGACCAGTCGCCGTACCGGAACCGGCAGGTGGCGCTGACGGCGACCCTGAACCCGGCGTCGGCGTCCTACGTGATCGCGGACCAGGGGCCCGGGTTCGACGTGTCGTCCCTCCCGGAGCCGACCGACGCGTCGTACCTGGGGCGGGCCACCGGGCGCGGGCTGCTGTTCATGCGCACGTTCGCCGACGAGGTGATGTTCAACTCGGCCGGCAACCAGGTGATGCTGGTGAAGCGGCGGGAAGAGCCCGGCGCGGGGGCGTGA
- a CDS encoding class I SAM-dependent methyltransferase, whose translation MSTTDYVLGQSERAARRLELQDRHFAAPSEALLDALDVCPDDRVVELGCGPGAFTRRILHRLGPDGAVVGVDSSPHLLEHATAALGTDRFRPTLADVAKPGAWLDGAGVVLGRAVLHHVPMAEFLVGRLRAVLPAGTRVGFLEPDFRRPLAQLARAEQQRPELAPLLTFARAINELYAARRISPAVGASLAPAMYESGYREVKHVWHPFATDESVLENIALIYDEVCDTLAALNIITAGEIVEQQKALRALPLGDLPAVWGLHQVTAVV comes from the coding sequence ATGAGCACCACCGATTACGTGCTGGGCCAGTCGGAGCGGGCGGCCCGGCGACTCGAGCTGCAAGACCGGCACTTCGCCGCGCCGTCGGAGGCGCTGCTCGACGCGCTCGACGTGTGCCCCGACGACCGCGTGGTCGAGCTGGGGTGCGGGCCGGGGGCGTTCACCCGCCGCATCCTGCACCGGCTCGGGCCGGACGGGGCTGTGGTCGGCGTGGACTCGTCCCCGCACCTGCTCGAGCACGCGACCGCCGCGCTGGGGACGGACCGCTTCCGGCCGACGCTGGCAGACGTGGCGAAGCCGGGCGCGTGGCTCGACGGCGCCGGTGTGGTGCTGGGCCGTGCCGTGCTGCACCACGTTCCGATGGCGGAGTTCCTGGTCGGGCGGCTGCGCGCCGTGCTGCCCGCGGGCACGCGGGTCGGGTTCCTGGAGCCCGACTTCCGCCGCCCGCTCGCGCAACTCGCGCGCGCAGAACAGCAGCGCCCGGAACTGGCCCCGCTCTTGACGTTCGCGCGTGCGATCAACGAGCTGTACGCCGCGCGGCGCATCTCGCCGGCGGTGGGGGCGTCCCTGGCCCCCGCGATGTACGAATCCGGCTACCGCGAGGTGAAGCACGTGTGGCACCCGTTCGCCACGGACGAAAGCGTGTTGGAGAACATAGCACTGATTTACGACGAAGTGTGCGACACGCTCGCGGCCCTCAACATCATTACCGCCGGGGAGATCGTTGAGCAACAGAAGGCGCTCCGCGCGCTACCGCTCGGCGATCTGCCCGCCGTTTGGGGGCTGCACCAAGTCACAGCGGTGGTGTGA
- a CDS encoding class I SAM-dependent methyltransferase, whose product MEKNLDREEMLALIGGAVKGDGFRRATFAGATRGYSCEWVRVVIRPVELRGDRHFQFAYQGAKKAVTKNFSPDELDAPLDELVGYGFAGVHITTNGEELDVRTSRKGRVHVGRHKPKSPTELSEPEAHNRVKDVPLPEGRADALLEVMGVSTPDGRVKPTMRAKFTQINEFLKQLRHVFGDAKLADLGRELRILDCGCGSSYLTLAAHHYLNDVLGVPARILGVDVNEEVIRKSVERAERLGASNLEFECRRIGTADVPADIVIALHACDTATDDAIAQAVRSGARLFLGVPCCHHDLNKVISATGPAEVLRPVLRHGIMAQRAADLVTDAFRALALRITGYRTDVVEFVSTEHTARNLMIRAVRGASAAHAGEAEHVAEYIELKRFWRVTPYIEKVLGEPFQQLVRASTL is encoded by the coding sequence ATGGAGAAGAACCTCGATCGCGAAGAGATGCTGGCCCTGATCGGCGGCGCGGTGAAGGGCGACGGGTTTCGGCGCGCCACGTTCGCGGGCGCCACCCGCGGTTACTCGTGCGAGTGGGTCCGCGTTGTCATTCGCCCCGTAGAACTGCGGGGGGACCGGCACTTCCAGTTCGCGTACCAGGGCGCCAAAAAGGCCGTCACCAAGAACTTCTCGCCCGACGAACTCGACGCCCCGCTCGACGAACTCGTCGGCTACGGGTTCGCCGGCGTTCACATCACCACCAACGGCGAAGAGCTGGACGTCCGCACGAGCCGCAAGGGCCGGGTCCACGTCGGGCGGCACAAGCCGAAATCCCCAACCGAACTGTCGGAGCCCGAAGCACACAACCGCGTGAAGGACGTTCCGCTGCCCGAAGGGCGCGCCGACGCGCTGCTCGAGGTGATGGGCGTTTCCACCCCGGACGGGCGCGTGAAGCCCACCATGCGGGCCAAGTTCACCCAGATCAACGAGTTCCTCAAACAGCTCCGACACGTCTTCGGGGACGCCAAACTGGCCGACCTCGGCCGCGAACTCCGCATCCTCGACTGCGGGTGCGGGTCGAGCTACCTGACGCTCGCCGCGCACCACTACCTGAACGACGTACTCGGGGTGCCGGCGCGCATCCTCGGCGTGGACGTGAACGAGGAGGTGATCCGCAAGAGCGTGGAGCGCGCCGAGCGGCTCGGGGCGAGCAACCTGGAGTTCGAGTGCCGGCGCATCGGCACGGCGGACGTGCCGGCCGACATCGTGATCGCGCTGCACGCCTGCGACACCGCGACCGACGACGCCATCGCGCAAGCGGTCCGCAGCGGCGCCCGGCTGTTCCTGGGGGTGCCGTGCTGCCACCACGACCTGAACAAGGTCATCAGCGCGACCGGCCCCGCTGAGGTGCTCCGGCCGGTGCTGCGACACGGCATCATGGCCCAGCGCGCCGCGGACCTCGTGACCGACGCGTTCCGGGCGCTGGCGCTGCGCATCACGGGCTACCGCACCGACGTGGTGGAGTTCGTGAGCACCGAGCACACGGCCCGCAACCTCATGATCCGGGCCGTGCGCGGCGCGTCCGCTGCGCACGCGGGGGAAGCGGAGCACGTGGCCGAGTACATCGAACTGAAGCGGTTCTGGCGCGTCACGCCGTACATCGAAAAGGTGCTGGGCGAACCGTTCCAGCAACTGGTGAGGGCGAGCACCTTATGA
- a CDS encoding 4Fe-4S dicluster domain-containing protein yields the protein MPHVVTSNCNDCKYTDCCVVCPVECFYQDETMLYIDPEDCIDCEACVPECPVEAIYSEPNVPSQWSSFIQLNAERASALKSAGGDAHITEKAPAKEGPDCKKK from the coding sequence ATGCCACACGTCGTTACCTCGAATTGCAACGACTGCAAGTACACCGACTGCTGCGTCGTCTGCCCGGTAGAGTGCTTCTACCAGGACGAGACGATGCTCTACATCGACCCCGAGGACTGCATCGACTGCGAGGCGTGCGTGCCCGAGTGCCCGGTCGAGGCGATCTACTCGGAGCCGAACGTTCCGTCCCAGTGGTCGAGCTTCATTCAGCTCAACGCCGAGCGGGCGAGCGCCCTCAAGTCCGCCGGGGGCGACGCGCACATCACCGAGAAGGCCCCGGCCAAAGAAGGCCCGGACTGCAAGAAGAAGTGA